The nucleotide sequence GCCTGGCTACCTAAGTTCTAGAAAGGACCTCCGAAGCCCGAAGCCCCTGTCCTGCAGTGCAACTGTACTCCTATCACAGCGCTACTGCACCGCTATATATAGCCATGAAACGAGTTATTAAACAAAAACATGGCCAGTCCAGAGCCGTGGATTGGGCCTTTTTAGTCGGTGGGGCGGTGGCATTGCTGATATTACCGTTGATACCTCGATCCAATAGCATCTTGGGCGAGAAAGGACGAAAATTACTGTATTCGGTCAGTTGTATTGACGCCCACAATTCATATCCGCCTGTACTGGATACTTGTGCAATATAGATATAGAAGATGCTGCTATAGTTAACGATGTCTAAATTAAACCCATTCTAATACGATCACCATATACTAGCAAACATGGACTCAACTTACAGTTACGGAATGCAATGATATCCGATAATATTACCGTACCGTATATACCGGTATCAAACCGCCGTCGGTACTAGCGTGAGTTAGCGTGCATTAGCGCGTCCCGAACCAGACTAGCGCCCGATCTAAAAAGCTTCGCCTGGCTGGTAATTTTCTATTGGCCGGTGGATATCTGACGCCGGCGCAAGACAGTGGAGGATGTACGTGGCGGGAGACGTATACATAACAGAGATTTCTCTTCCTTGTCTTCTGCTCGATTCTCAGTTCTgcgtcctcgtcttcgttTTCGTTACTTTCTAGTTCCCATTCTTTATTATCTTCAGTCACTCGTTCAGTCATTCGTTACTTATCTGCACGATGAAGCTCTCGCTTCTTTCTGGCGCTGCCCTGATTGGGTCGGCTCTGGCAGTTGACCCCATTGTTATCAAGGTATGCTGCCTTGGGTGACTGTAGAGGGATCGGGCTAATCCTGCAGGGTTCCAAATTCTTCTATTCCAGCAACAACACTCAATTGTAAGTCTCTACCTCTTGTCTATAATTATACATCCCATGCTAACGTGCACAGTTACATGCGTGGTGTTGCTTACCAGCGTACGCTCTACCCCTATTCCACAACATAGACGAAGCTCACCCCAGCAGAGGACGTCTCCAGCGATGACAGCGGAAACACCACCTACCAAGACCCCCTGGCCAACCCTACGGCCTGCAAGCGTGACATTCCTATCATGCAGGAACTCCGCACCAACACGATCCGTGTGTACGCCATCGACCCTACCAAGGATCACTCGGAGTGTATGAATGCACTGGCCGACGCAGGCATCTACGTCGTGTCCGATCTTTCTCAACCCGATGAATCCATTGACCGCAGCGACCCTCAATGGAACACTGAGTTGTACTCCCGGTACATCTCTGTTGTCGACGAGATGGCCCAGTACAACAACACCCTTGGCTTCTTCGCCGGTAACGAGGTGTCCAACTCCGCTAACAACACCGATGCCAGCGCTTTCGTCAAGGCGGCCGTCCGCGACATGAAGTCCTACATCAAGCAAAAGGGCTACCGTACCATTGGTGTCGGCTATGCCACCAACGATGACTCGGATATCCGTGTCAACATGGCTGATTACTTCAACTGCGAGAACAGCGACGAAAGCATCGACTTCTGGGGCTACAACATCTACTCCTGGTGCGGTGACTCCAGCTACCAGGCCTCGGGCTACAAGTCGCGCACTGAGGAATTCAAAGACTACTCTGTGCCTGTCTTCTTCGCCGAATACGGCTGCAACGCCGTGCAACCCCGCAAGTTCACCGAAGTTGACGCCCTGTACAGCTCCCCCATGGCCGACGTCTGGTCCGGCGGTATCGTTTACATGTACTTCCAAGAAACCAACGACTACGGCCTCGTCTCCGTCATTGACAGCACCTCCGTCTCCAAGCTCGCCGACTTCACCTCTTACTCCCAGCACATCGCTAGCGCCACCCCCTCCGGCACAAATAAAGCCTCCTACACGCCTACCAACAGCGCCCTGCAATCTTGCCCCTCCGTCAACTCCGCCTGGGAAGCAGCCGCCACCCCACTGCCCCCAACCCCCAACTCCGAACTCTGCAGCTGCATGTCCAAATCGGCCAAGTGCGTCGTAAAGGATTCCGTCTCCTCCTCGGACTACTCGGACCTCTTCGGCGTCGTCTGCGGCTACACCGACTGCAGCGGGGTCTCCGCCAACGGCACCTCGGGCGACTACGGTGCTTACTCCATGTGCTCCGCCAAAGACCAGCTCAacttcatcatcaaccacTATTACGAAAAGCAGGGCTCCAAGGCCTCGGCCTGCGACTTCGGCGGTTCCGCCACGACCACCTCGACAACCGCGCCTAGCG is from Aspergillus chevalieri M1 DNA, chromosome 8, nearly complete sequence and encodes:
- the GAS1_2 gene encoding 1,3-beta-glucanosyltransferase gas1 (CAZy:CBM43;~CAZy:GH72;~COG:S;~EggNog:ENOG410PFK7;~InterPro:IPR012946,IPR017853,IPR004886;~PFAM:PF07983,PF03198;~SECRETED:SignalP(1-17)), which encodes MKLSLLSGAALIGSALAVDPIVIKGSKFFYSSNNTQFYMRGVAYQQDVSSDDSGNTTYQDPLANPTACKRDIPIMQELRTNTIRVYAIDPTKDHSECMNALADAGIYVVSDLSQPDESIDRSDPQWNTELYSRYISVVDEMAQYNNTLGFFAGNEVSNSANNTDASAFVKAAVRDMKSYIKQKGYRTIGVGYATNDDSDIRVNMADYFNCENSDESIDFWGYNIYSWCGDSSYQASGYKSRTEEFKDYSVPVFFAEYGCNAVQPRKFTEVDALYSSPMADVWSGGIVYMYFQETNDYGLVSVIDSTSVSKLADFTSYSQHIASATPSGTNKASYTPTNSALQSCPSVNSAWEAAATPLPPTPNSELCSCMSKSAKCVVKDSVSSSDYSDLFGVVCGYTDCSGVSANGTSGDYGAYSMCSAKDQLNFIINHYYEKQGSKASACDFGGSATTTSTTAPSGTCKSLMSEAGSAGTGTVTSQPTATGSSESESASASSSSSRGAAAAGVTPSVAIGFGSVQFGAYAVTAVLAGLGMVLL